The Mucilaginibacter gracilis genomic interval CGGTTGCCACGCTATCGCTCGCAATGACAAATTTTTAGTTTTTCATAGTTACGCAGTGAAAGAATTGACGAACTCGCATGATAAAAATCCAGTTATTCTTCATCTTGTTTTTCATCAAGGCGAGCACCTTGGCCCAGGTAACCTATGATGATCGGGTTTACCTGCCCGGCATCAAATCGGTTGAGTTTTACAATACCAGCAAGGCACAATCGTTCCCGGTTATCAATTTAAAATCGAGCGACGTATTGTTGCTGGCCTTCGACGATTTAAAGGGCGGCACAAGGTATTTAAACTACACCATACAGCATTGCGATGCCAACTGGAACCCATCGCAACTATCGCCAACGGAATACTTGCAAAGCTTTACCGACGACCGCATAACCGATTATCGCTATTCCAGCAATACTTTTCAAAAATATACCCATTACGAAGTTACTTTCCCCAACCAAAGCATCATTCCCAAACTGTCTGGCAATTATTTGCTCAAGGTTTATATTGATGGCGATGTGAATAAAATGGTACTAACCCGCCGTTTTTATGTGCTCGATTCTAAGGTTAGCATTAGTGCCAGTGTACAGCCATCAAATAATAACGCGCTGCGGCAAAGCAATCAAAAAATAAATTTTAACGTTAATTACGGCGGTTTGCTGGTGCAAAACCCCAATACCGATATTCGCGCACTGGTGCTGCAAAACGGGCGTACAGATAAAGCTCAAATGAACACCCAACCCGCCAATATACGCGGTAGCCAGTTGATTTACAATGATGTGAATACTAATGATTTTGCCGGAGGCAATGAGTTTAGGCATTTCGACCTGCGATCACTTAAACTGAATTCGGATAGGGTAGGGCGCATCTTTCGAGATACGGCAAATACGGTAATTTTATTGGGCGATCCTAACCGCAATCAATCAGCTTATTCGTTTCAATACGATAATAACGGAAATTTTTATATCCTGAACCAGGATGGCCAAAACCCTAAGATTGATGCCGATTACGTGCATGTTTATTTTAGTTTGGCAGGTAATAAAAACGATAACGATGGTGCGGCTTATATTGTCGGTAAGTTTAATAATTTTGAACTCAACGAGCAAAGCAAAATGCAGTTTGACAGCGGCAGAGCTCGCTTTTATACCGACTTGTACTTAAAACAAGGTGTATATGATTACGAATACATTTGGATAGATAAAAATACCAAAGTGCCGGATGAAATTGCATTTGAAGGGTCGTACTACGAAACGGAGAATGATTATCAGATATTGGTTTACTTCCGCCGGCCCGGTGCGCGGTATGAAGAGTTGGTTGGCTATACGTTATTGAATACAACGAAACGGTGACTACTCAAAACCAAAAACGTATTCTGTCGCCGGGTTATTTTGGTGGTTGTCTTAACATAGTTGTTAAAACAATTACTTTTGCCGAATGACTCCAAAATCTCCGCAAGATTCGCATACCATTATGAATGAACTGGTATTACCCAACGATACCAACACGCTAAATAATTTAATGGGAGGGCGTCTGCTGCACTGGATGGATATTGCCGCCGCAATTGCTGCTCAAAAACATTGTAACCGTATTGTGGTAACTGCGTCGGTAGATACGGTATCGTTTAAACATCCGGTTAAACTGGGCGATGTTATCAGTATCGAATCGAAGGTAACGCGGGCGTTTAATACGTCGGTTGAGGTTAGGCTGGATGTTTGGGCGCAAAATATACCATCGGGTACTAAAGTGAAGAGCAACGAAGCTTATTATACCTTTGTTGCCCTGGATGGTGATAGCCGTGTAGTGCCCGTGCCCGAACTGATACCCCAAACAGAGGAGGATTTGATGTATTTTGACGGTGCATTGCGCCGCCGCCAATTGCGTTTGGTTTTAGCAGGCCGTATGAAAGCCGAAGACGCCACCGAACTTAAAGCGTTGTTTTTTAAAGCATAGCCATATTGCTTTTAAGTAATACAATTGCGATATTTATATAGTTAAACTATTGCATGCAATTTATGAAGAAGCTTGCCTTAACTGTTTTAATAATAGCAGGTGTATTTGCGTTTGGCCATGCACAAACTATAGATACTACAAAACAAAAAAAGGATACAGTTGCCGTAAAAAGTAAACTTGCGGATGGTTCGTCGTTTGATAGAGCGATTGTAATTGCCGAAACTAGCGAGCGTACTGGCAACCCGGCAGAGTATTTATGGATAAAAAACAATTATCCAAACAGTAGGGTAAAGGGGCAAACGTTAAGCTATCGCAATAAAAAGCCTTACGACATTTTACACATTATTAATGCCGAGGGCGTGGCGCTTGATATTTACTTTGATATTTCAAATTTTTTCGGCAAGTTTTAGTAAATAGCAACATAAATGCGCAAAGCCAGCGTTTAAATTACAAAATGAATTATAAGGCATCTGTTTTTACTATACTGTTTGCATTAGTTAGCCTTTGTGCAGTGGCCCAAAGCAAAACTGTGCATTTGCTCAATATACAACAACTGGAAAAAAGGGTAAGCAACCCCGATACGGTTTATATAGTTAACTTTTGGGCAACCTGGTGCGGCCCATGTGTTAAGGAATTGCCAAATTTCGATGAGCTACAGCAGGCTTACAAAAACAAGCCGGTAAAAGTGTTGTTGATAAGTATGGATTTTAAATCGAAACTAAACGAGGTTAATGCTTTTGCCAAAACGCGTAAGTTGATAAGCGAAGTATATTTGGCTGACAAGCCCAGCGACCAGGACTTTATTGATGCTATTGATAAAAAATGGAGTGGAGCTTTGCCGGGTACTTTAGTGGTCAATACAAAAAAACATTTCCGTGAGTTTTATGAGCGGGAGTTTACTTTTAACGAATTAAATAAATTATACCAAACCAATAAATAACAAAAAAATCATGAAAAAAATTTTGGCCGTATTGCTGTTTGCCGCTATCGGTTTAACAGCTTTTAAAACAGCAGATAACACGGGTTACAAAGTTGGCGATGTTGCTGCCGATTTTAAACTGAAAAATGTTGATGGTAAAATGGTATCGCTGGCCGATTATAAATCGGCAAAGGGTTACATTGTGGTATTTACCTGCAACCATTGCCCATATGCCAAAGCTTACGAAAGCCGCATTATGGACCTTGATAAAATGTATGCGCCTAAAGGCTACCCGGTTATTGCTATTAGCCCTAACGACCCGGTGAGCGAACCACAAGACTCATTCGACAATATGAAAAAGCTTGCTGCCGAGAAGAAATACACCTTTCCGTATACTATTGACGAAACTCAGGATGTAACCCGTGCCTACGGTGCTAAGGCAACGCCACATGTTTACGTGCTGCAAAGAACAACAATAGGTAATGTGGTAAAATACATAGGTGCTATTGATAACGATACCGAAGGAACAAACCCTGCGCGCATTAAATATGTTGAAGCCGCAGTTAACGCCCTGCTAATTAGTAAAACTATTGAAACCAATACTACTAAGGCCATTGGCTGCTCAATTAAGTGGAAAAAAGGAGCGTGATCTAAATGTGCGAATGAGTTAATGTGCAAGTGTGCAAATTAATAAATAGAGGCGATGTGGCAAAAACCACATCGCCTCTATCGTTTATATCATTATTAAAAAGTAAATCTGCACACCTGCACATTTACTCATCTGCACATTAACAAATTATGCCTTTACTTCGGTTACTTTGGTAACTTCAATAGTGTCGTCGGTAACTTTGCCTTCTACGGTTACCTTTTTGCCGGCATATTTGGTTACCTCTTTTTGGTTGGATATTTTATAAACTTTATCGCCAACAACCAGCACCGCTGCCGATCCGCCTTTAATGCATTTGGCTGCACATGCGGCATGCTCTGCCGTGTTGGCTTTGCCTTTAGCAGCGCACATGGCATCGCCAATGTAACCTGTTAGTGTTGGCCCGTCGCCAATTTTGTTTATTGCAAAGGCGGCACTCATTGATAGCGCCATCACAAATAATAAAAGGTACTTTTTCATGTTAATTTGGTTTTTAATGTATTGGTAATCAAACTTAAATAAGTTTAATCAATTATCCAAAGGCTCATAGCCGATATGCACCAAAGGTTAGCCTCTGCCCCATAATCTCGTCAAACAACTTCCCGCGTTCATAAACCAAATTACCCGATACCACAGTATGCGTAATGTTTGAGCGAAACTCTTGCCCTTCGAATGGGCTCCAGCCACATTTGTATAGGATGTTTTGCTTATTAACCGTCCAGGGCAGGTTGAGGTTCACCAAAACCAAATCGGCCCAATAGCCTTCGCGAATGAAGCCGCGTTTTTGTACATTAAAACATATAGCGGGGTTGTGGGCCATCTTTTCAACCACTTGTTCTAAGGTTAGCTTGCCTTGGTGGTGCATTTCTAAAACGGCGGGTAAGGCGTGTTGTACCAATGGCCCGCCGGATGGTGCTTCTAAGTATGTTTTTGACTTTTCTTCTGCGGTATGTGGCGCGTGGTCGGTAGCAATAATATCAATACGGCCATCCAGCAAAGCGGCTAAAATAGCATCGCGGTCGGCGAGGGTTTTAACCGCCGGGTTCCATTTTATCAGGTTGCCTTTAGTTTCGTAATCAGCATCGCTAAACCAAAGGTGGTGTACGCACGCCTCGGCAGTAATTTTTTTATCCTTTAGCGGGATGCTGTTGTCAAATAAATGCGTTTCCCTTTCGGTGGAGATATGCAGGATATGCAAGCGCGTATTATGCTTTTTAGCCATTTCCACCGCCATGCTTGACGACAGATAGCAAGCTTCGGCACTTCGTATTTTTGGGTGCAATCTTACCGGTATATTGTCGCCAAGTAATTGTTTAAAATGGTTGAGGTTACTTTTAATGGTTGCCTCGTCTTCGCAATGCGTAGCAATAAGCATGGGTGTTTCGGTAAACAACCTTTCTAAGGTTTGAGGGTTATCAACCAGCATATTACCGGTGGATGAACCCATAAAAACCTTAATGCCGCAAACATTGGCAGCGTCGGTACGCAAAACCTCGTCTAAATTATCATTACTGGCTCCCATAAAAAAGGAGTAATTGGCCAGCGAAGTTTGCGCTGCAATGTTATATTTATCAGCTAATAACTGCTGTGTTAAAGCATTGGGTACAGTATTGGGCATCTCCATAAACGATGTAATACCCCCAGCTACGGCAGCCCGCGATTCGGTAAAAATATTGCCCTTATGTGTTAAACCCGGTTCGCGAAAATGCACCTGATCGTCAATACAGCCTGGTAGCAGGTGCAAACCTTCGGCGTTAATTTCGGTATCAGCCAGGGTGTTTATTGATGGCGCAATTTGGTATATCAAGCCATCTTTAACTAAAATATCGGCAACGTATTGGAGGCCTTCGTTAACTATAGTGGCTTGTTTGATGAGGATGGTAGGCATGTTTAGGTATTTAGATCAATATTTACAATTGGCAATGTTTTTATTTTGGTGCTAATATCTTAAATTTGTTTTAAAGGTACAGATATGACTGCCACAACCATTCGCAAAATAGTATTGGACTACCTGGCCCATGCCGAAGATGATAAGATTAAAGCTATTTACACTTTATTGAAGGATGATATTGGGTTAGAAAGCGATTTTGCTTTAACCGATGAACAATATAAAATATTGGAAAACGAACGCGAGTTGCACCTTGCTGGCAAAACTCAATCATATAATAGGGAACAGGCCCGGCAACTCATTAAGGGATAATGTACCAAATTGTTATTAAGCCGAAAGCC includes:
- a CDS encoding type IX secretion system plug protein; its protein translation is MIKIQLFFILFFIKASTLAQVTYDDRVYLPGIKSVEFYNTSKAQSFPVINLKSSDVLLLAFDDLKGGTRYLNYTIQHCDANWNPSQLSPTEYLQSFTDDRITDYRYSSNTFQKYTHYEVTFPNQSIIPKLSGNYLLKVYIDGDVNKMVLTRRFYVLDSKVSISASVQPSNNNALRQSNQKINFNVNYGGLLVQNPNTDIRALVLQNGRTDKAQMNTQPANIRGSQLIYNDVNTNDFAGGNEFRHFDLRSLKLNSDRVGRIFRDTANTVILLGDPNRNQSAYSFQYDNNGNFYILNQDGQNPKIDADYVHVYFSLAGNKNDNDGAAYIVGKFNNFELNEQSKMQFDSGRARFYTDLYLKQGVYDYEYIWIDKNTKVPDEIAFEGSYYETENDYQILVYFRRPGARYEELVGYTLLNTTKR
- a CDS encoding acyl-CoA thioesterase gives rise to the protein MTPKSPQDSHTIMNELVLPNDTNTLNNLMGGRLLHWMDIAAAIAAQKHCNRIVVTASVDTVSFKHPVKLGDVISIESKVTRAFNTSVEVRLDVWAQNIPSGTKVKSNEAYYTFVALDGDSRVVPVPELIPQTEEDLMYFDGALRRRQLRLVLAGRMKAEDATELKALFFKA
- a CDS encoding adenosylhomocysteinase, translated to MKKLALTVLIIAGVFAFGHAQTIDTTKQKKDTVAVKSKLADGSSFDRAIVIAETSERTGNPAEYLWIKNNYPNSRVKGQTLSYRNKKPYDILHIINAEGVALDIYFDISNFFGKF
- a CDS encoding TlpA family protein disulfide reductase translates to MNYKASVFTILFALVSLCAVAQSKTVHLLNIQQLEKRVSNPDTVYIVNFWATWCGPCVKELPNFDELQQAYKNKPVKVLLISMDFKSKLNEVNAFAKTRKLISEVYLADKPSDQDFIDAIDKKWSGALPGTLVVNTKKHFREFYEREFTFNELNKLYQTNK
- a CDS encoding thioredoxin family protein, whose protein sequence is MKKILAVLLFAAIGLTAFKTADNTGYKVGDVAADFKLKNVDGKMVSLADYKSAKGYIVVFTCNHCPYAKAYESRIMDLDKMYAPKGYPVIAISPNDPVSEPQDSFDNMKKLAAEKKYTFPYTIDETQDVTRAYGAKATPHVYVLQRTTIGNVVKYIGAIDNDTEGTNPARIKYVEAAVNALLISKTIETNTTKAIGCSIKWKKGA
- a CDS encoding dihydroorotase, with product MPTILIKQATIVNEGLQYVADILVKDGLIYQIAPSINTLADTEINAEGLHLLPGCIDDQVHFREPGLTHKGNIFTESRAAVAGGITSFMEMPNTVPNALTQQLLADKYNIAAQTSLANYSFFMGASNDNLDEVLRTDAANVCGIKVFMGSSTGNMLVDNPQTLERLFTETPMLIATHCEDEATIKSNLNHFKQLLGDNIPVRLHPKIRSAEACYLSSSMAVEMAKKHNTRLHILHISTERETHLFDNSIPLKDKKITAEACVHHLWFSDADYETKGNLIKWNPAVKTLADRDAILAALLDGRIDIIATDHAPHTAEEKSKTYLEAPSGGPLVQHALPAVLEMHHQGKLTLEQVVEKMAHNPAICFNVQKRGFIREGYWADLVLVNLNLPWTVNKQNILYKCGWSPFEGQEFRSNITHTVVSGNLVYERGKLFDEIMGQRLTFGAYRL